A genomic window from Ischnura elegans chromosome 10, ioIscEleg1.1, whole genome shotgun sequence includes:
- the LOC124166686 gene encoding m7GpppN-mRNA hydrolase, whose translation MEISGKEHCLPVEILDDLSSRFIINVPEEERKDIVRLCFQVELAHWFYLDFYCTTDPKTCKPCGMKEFCTHIFQHIPTLNPHVKDLDSVLAQWREYKLNVPTYGAILLNKDLSQVLLVQSYWAKASWGFPKGKINEDEDPSHCAIREVLEETGFDISSLMDKNEYIESTVNEQLIRLYIIAGVPKDTVFQPRTRNEIKKVEWFPVADLPSNKKDMTPKVKMGVGPNSFFMVVPFMKRLKRWISDKQQKSSDSSRRRNKSMSDTEPTANKSKKQQQQLFAMALQNEVMESQANRQHKVPNNSPTQRNGRRQDNSKSHAKNGLRRQLFNGDEDKKDKGRQQNQTQRNLSNANINDFRAPSWMNFKFNRSAILQCIE comes from the exons ATGGAGATCAGTGGTAAAGAACATTGTTTACCCGTCGAGATATTGGACGATTTAAGCAG TCGTTTCATCATTAACGTCCCTgaagaagaaaggaaagataTCGTCAGGCTTTGTTTTCAAGTAGAACTAGCTCATTGGTTCTATTTAGATTTCTACTGTACTACTGATCCAAAAACTTGCAAACCCTGTGGAATGAAGGAGTTTTGCACGCATATTTTCCAG CATATCCCAACATTGAATCCACATGTGAAGGATTTGGATTCTGTTTTGGCGCAATGGAGAGAATACAAACTGAATGTGCCCACGTACGGTGCCATCCTGTTAAATAAAGACTTATCTCAAGTGCTATTAGTTCAAAGTTATTGGGCCAAAGCATCTTGGGGATTCCCGAAAGGCAAAATCAATGAAGATGAAGATCCATCACATTGTGCTATTCGAGAG gtTTTGGAGGAGACTGGCTTTGACATTAGTTCTTTAATGGacaaaaatgaatacattgaATCCACTGTGAATGAACAGTTGATTCGACTCTACATAATTGCTGGTGTGCCTAAAGATACTGTATTTCAACCACGaacaagaaatgaaattaaaaaggtAGAATGGTTTCCAGTTGCTGATCTTCCATCTAACAAGAAGGATATGACACCGAAAGTTAAGATGGGGGTGGGGCCAAATTCATTCTTCATGGTGGTGCCATTTATGAA GAGATTAAAGCGATGGATCAGTGATAAGCAACAAAAGTCCTCTGACTCCTCTAGGCGACGCAATAAGTCAATGAGTGATACTGAACCGACAGCAAACAAGTCAAAGAAGCAGCAACAGCAGTTATTTGCAATGGCCTTACAG AATGAAGTTATGGAGTCTCAGGCTAATCGTCAGCACAAGGTTCCGAATAACTCTCCAACTCAAAGAAATGGCCGCCGTCAGGATAATTCAAAATCTCATGCTAAGAATGGTTTAAGAAGACAGCTATTCAATG GAGATGAAGACAAGAAGGACAAGGGTAGACAGCAAAATCAAACCCAGAGAAACCTTAGTAATGCCAACATCAATGACTTTCGGGCTCCCTCGTggatgaattttaaattcaaccGATCTGCGATATTACAGTGCATAGAGTGA